TCCGGGTTCGGTGGCCTGCGCGACGACGAGGGCGTGCTATCGCTGGATCCTGCGCTGCCCGACGGGATTTCGCGGTTGCGGTTCCGGCTGCGGTGGCGCGACTTCCGGGTCACCATCGACGCCAACCACGTCGACGTCACGTACACCCTGCGCGACGGGCCCGGCGGCGAGCTGACCATCCGGCACGCCGGCGAGGACCTCGAGCTGAGCACCGAATCCCCGACGACGGTCGCCGTGCGTCCCCGCAAGCCGCTCCTGCCCCCGCCGAGCCAGCCGCTGGGCCGTGCGCCCATGCACCGGCGGGTCCTGTCGCGGCCTCACTGAGGGTCGGCGGGCCCGAGAATCCGCTCGACTTCGGCGCCCACCGCGGCGCGTAGTTCGGCGTCGGTCAGCTCTTCGATCCCGGTCGCCGAGCGCAGGACGGGCGCGAACAACCGCCAACCGAACTGCAGGGCAAGGGCATTGGCGACCGCCAGTCGCGCGTTGACCTCGTCGTCGTAGAGGGGCCGCACCCCGTCGAGCAGGGTCGCGATGTTGGGGAAGCGCTTCTGCAGCTGCCCCGCCGGATACCCGTCGAGCACGGTGCGCGCCATCACCCGCATCTGGCGGTCCAGGGACCGCTGCACCACCTCCGCGGGCGTGTCGGTCTCGAGCAGGGTGCTCAGGTTGGCCCCCAGGTGGTCGAGCACGGCGCCGACGAGTTGTTCCTTGGTGCCGAAATGCCGGAACACCAGCCCGTGGTTGACGCCTGCCCGCGCGGCGATGTCGCGGATGGACGTCGCCGCCGGGCCGCGCTCGGCGAACAGATCGGTGGCGGCCTCGAGGATCGCCGCGGCCACTTCCGCGCGCCCGGTCGGCCCTTTCCCGCGGCCCCTTGCGGAAGTTGTAGTCATCTGACTACACTACCAAATGTAGTCAGTTGACTACACCCGTTTTGACTCAAGGAAGACGACATGACAGGTCAGATAACCGTCACCAAGCTGGGAAGCCGGATCGGCGCCCGCGTCGACGGCGTGAGCCTCGGCGGCCACCTGGACGACGCCGCGGTCGAGACGATCCGCCAGGCGCTGTTGACGCACAAAGTCATCTTCTTTCGCCACCAGCACCAACTCGACGACGCACAGCAGCTCGACTTCGCCCGCCTGCTGGGCACCCCCATCGGGCACCCGGCCGCGTCCGCCCTGGCCGCCAAGCACATGCCGGTGATCACGCCGATCGACTCCGAGTACGGCAAGGCGACCCGCTGGCACACCGACGTGACGTTCGCCGCCAATTATCCGGCGGCCTCGATCCTGCGTGCGGTCAACCTGCCCAGCTACGGCGGCTCGACGCTGTGGGCCTCCACCGTGGCGGCCTACCAGGATCTGCCCGAACCGCTGAAGCACCTGGTGGAAAACCTCTGGGCGCTGCACACCAACCGCTATGACTACGTGTCCACCGAGGCCGTCATGTCGATGAGCGACACGCAGCGGGCGTTTCGGCAGGCCTTCGAGAAGCCGGACTTCCGCACCGAGCATCCCGTGGTGCGGGTGCACCCGGAGACCGGCGAACGCGCGCTGCTGGCCGGCGATTTCGTGCGCGGCTTCGTGGGCCTGGACAGCCACGAGTCGAGCGTGCTGCTGGAGCTGCTGCAACGGCGAATCACCATGCCGGAGAACACCATTCGCTGGAGCTGGGCGCCGGGCGACGTCGCCATGTGGGACAACCGCGCGACCCAGCACCGGGCGATCGACGACTACGACGACCAGCCCCGGCTCATGCACCGCATCACGCTGATGGGCGACGTGCCGGTCAACGTGCGCGGCGAGCGCAGCCGGGTGGTCAGCGGCACCCCGCTCGAGGTGCTGGCCAGTTAACCCACCGAGCTGACCGGATCCACCGGTGACCAGCGCAGCGCACCCGGGGCGAAGAGGGGCACCCGCGGGTGCGCCGGCGCTATCGGATCCAGCCGGCGATACGGCTCGCCCTGCATCGGGCGCTGGTCGTTCTCGCCGTTGTTCGGCCACAGCGAGGCGGCCCGCTCGGCCTGGGCGGTGATGGACAACGACGGGTTCACGCCCAGGTTCGCCGAGATGGCGGCGCCGTCCACCACAAACAGCGTCGGGTAGCCGTAGACCCGGTGATAGGGGTCGATGACCCCGTGGTCGGCGTTGTCGCCGATCACCGCACCGCCGAGGAAGTGCGCGGTCAGCGGGATGTTGAGCAGCTCTCCCCAGGTGCCGCCGGCCACGCCGTCGATCTTGGCGGCGATGCGGCGGGTGACCTCGTTGCCGACCGGGATCCACGTCGGGTTCGGCTCGCCGTGTCCCTGCTTGCTCGTGTACCAGCGGATGCCGAGCTTGCCGCGTTTGGTGAACGTGGTGATCGAGTTGTCCAGGTGCTGCATCACCAGCGCGATCATGGTGCGCTCGCTCCACTGGCGGGCGTTGAGCAGCCGCAGCGTGCCGCGCGGGTCCTCGCGGGCGGTCCGAAGCAACTGCTTCCAGCGCGGTACGTCGGTGCCTTCCGGTCCGGGACCGTCGGTCATCAACGTCTGCAGGAGCCCCATCGCGTTGGAGCCCTTGCCGTAGCGGACCGGTTCGATGTGGGTGTCCGACGTCGGGTGGATCGACGACGTGATCGCCACCCCGTGTGTCAGGTCGAGGTTCGGGTCGACCTCGAGCTTCCCGGCGCCGACGATGGACTCGGAGTTGGTGCGGGTCAGCACGCCGAGGCGTTTGGAAAGCCGGGGCAGCCGGCCCTCGTCGCGCATCTTGAACAGCAGGTGCTGGGTGCCCCACGTCCCGGCGGCCAGGATCAGGTGCTTGGCCGTGTAGGTGCGCCGGTCGCGGCGCAGCCAACTGCCGGTGCGCACCGTGCGGACCTCCCACAGGCCGTCGGGGCGTTGCTCGAACCGCTTGACCGTCGTCATCGGAATCACTTGCGCGCCACCGGATTCCGCGAGATAAAGGTAGTTCTTCAGCAGGGTGTTCTTGGCGCCGTAGCGGCACCCGGTCATGCAGCAGCCGCACTCCAGGCAGCCGGTGCGCTCGGGTCCCGCGCCGCCGAAGAACGGGTCCGGCACGGTCTTGCCCGGCGCCTTGGTGCCGTCGGGGCCGAAGAACACCCCGACCGGCGTCGGCACGAACGTGTCGCCGCAGCCCATGTCGTCGGCGACCTGTTTGACGACGCGGTCGGCGTCGGTGAAGGTCGGGTTCTCCACCACACCCAGCATGCGTCGCGCCTGGTCGTAGTGCGGCATCAGCTCGTCGCGCCAGTCGGTGATGTGCGACCACTGCTGGTCTTTGAAGAACGGCTCCGGCGGCACATACAGCGTGTTGGCGTAGTTCAGCGAGCCGCCCCCCACTCCGGCGCCGGCCAGGATCAACACGTTCTTCAGCGGGTGAATGCGCTGAATCCCGTAGCAACCCAGCTTCGGTGCCCACAAGAACTTGCGCAGATCCCAGGACGTCTCGGCGAAGTCCTCGTCGGAGAACCGGCGCCCGGCCTCCAATACGCCCACGCGGTAGCCCTTTTCGGTCAGCCGCAACGCGCTGACGCTGCCCCCGAAACCCGAACCGATGATCAGTACGTCGTAATCCGGCTTCATCGCACCAGTATGGCCTTACCCGCTGGTAACAAGCCAGCGTGGCCCTACCCGAGCGTTGCGATGACCTGCGGCGCGTCGGCGGTCGGTCGGATGCCGGGGGCGGTTGCGGCCTGCACGCTGACCGCGACCCCGGAGTAGTGCGTCATCCCCGTGATGGGATCGAGCTCATCTTTGCTGGTGAGCAGATTGACGTTGGCTCGGTGCGCGTGTCCGTGAGGTATCGACACCGCTCCGCGCCGGATGGCCGGATCGATTTTGGCGACCCCGATCAGCTCCCCGCTGGCACTACGCACGGTGACTTCTTGGTGATCGACGACGCCCGCCGCCGCAGCGTCGTCCGGATGCATGAGGACTTCGGACGGCTCGCCGAGGTACTCCAACTGTGAGTTCAACATGCTGCGCTGGCGCCGAGGCACCAGGACCAGCGGGGCGGGCTGCTCCAGCGTGGCCAGCTGATCGACCAGTATCGCCGGCGCCAGCCGCCACCCACCGAGCCGCTCGATGTGTCGGTCGACCCAGGGCGCCGGCAACTCGTGGCCCACCCGCACGCAGCGTTGCTCGATGAGATCCTCCATCGGCAGGCGCGCACCCGCGGTCACGCCCGCCAGCATCGCGTCGTCGGTGATCGGCTGGCTGGTGTCGGCGAGTACGTGGCCGAGGCGCTGTCCGAGTTCGGCCAGCACCCACCAGGTCGAGCGGCGGTCTCCTATCGGATCGACGACCGCCGGAGTGTATTGCGCGCCAACCTGTGTCAGCAGCACGTCCCACAGCGTCACGTCGGGCCGCTCCAGCTGGTCTGTGGTGGCCAGCACATGAGTGGACAGCTCCGTCGTCTCGTTTCCGATGATCTCGAGGGTGGCCAACACGTCGAGCTTGCGCAGCGCCGCCGTCAGCTCGCCGGCGTTGGGGAAGGCGGTGACCATGCTGCCGCCCAGATTCAGCACGGCGCGGATATTGCCGGCACTGATCTCGTCGGGCAGGGCCGCGCAGGGCCATTCATCGAGCATCGAACGCAATTCGGGACGGCTGCGAGGGCCGGGTCCGAACGATCCGTCGGGCCCGGAGATCGGTAACTCGAACGTTTCCAGCTGGTACCAGTATCCGGGGTGGAACCAGAAGCCGCCCGGGCGGTTGAGCGACCCGGTCACGGCCATCAACGCGTAGGCGAGCCACTGGGTTACGTTCGCGGTGGCCGACATGGTCACGCCCGTTCCGGTTTCTACGGCTATCCGCCCGGTGTGACGCACCGCCGCCAGCAGCTCCGCGAGCCCGACCGGGTCGGCGTCGGTCAGCTCGGTGGTGCGGTCCAGTGTGAACGGTGCCACCGCCGTCGCCAGCGCGTCGCTGTCCGCGGTGTGGCGCCGCACAAACTCGCGATCGGCACCATCGGAGAGCAGCTCTCGCACCAGAAACGCCAACACCGCATAGTCGGTACCCGGTCGCGGTGCCAGGTGACCGGTCGCCATTCGCGCCGTCTCGGTATGGCGAGGGTCGACAACCCACAACTGCCCCCGACCGGTCAGTCCGCGCAGATACCCCCTCGGGTTCGGCATCGCGATGTTATGGCCGTGCGAGACAACGGGATTGGTACCGACCAACAGAAGCAGGTCGGCGTTGTCGTAGTCGGGGCGTCCGGACAGCGCCGACGTCCCGCCCATCAGGTCCGCGATCAACACCTTGGCGGTGCCGTCAATGGTCATGGGACTGAATTTCGCCGGAGTGCCGATGGCGGCGTGCAACCCCTGGGCCATCCGGTACCCGGTGGTGTCCATACCCAGGCCGCTGCCGAAGAAAATGCCGACCGAACCGGGCCCGTGGCGATCGATGACCTGGCGCAACCGTTCGCCCAGATCATCGAGGCACTCCTGCCACGTGGTGGGCACCAAGGCGTCGTCAACCCGCATCATCGGGCGGTCGAGCCGGTGCGGGTGGTGGTGCATCTTCCCCAGCGAACGCCCCTTCGGGCAGGTGTAACCCTTCGACCGCGGATGTTCCCGATCGCCGCGCACGTCGACCACGGTGTCACCGTCGACGTCGACGAGAATCCCGCAGACCGTCGTGCAGATTCGGCAGAAGCTTCGTATCGTGCGCACGCCCTCGGCAGCCAACCGCGTCCTCCTTGGTGGTCCTGGCCACTCACCCGAAATGTAGACAGTGACAACAATGATGTCAATGACTACATCTTGGTAATGTGCCCGTCGTGGACGATCGGCGGTACCACCACGGCTCCCTCCGGGCGGCACTGCTGTCCGAGGCCGAGAAAACGCTGCGTAAATCCGGCGTCGACGGCTTGTCGTTACGGGAGCTGGCCCGCGCGGTCGGCGTCAGTCACAGCGCCCCGCGCCGACACTTCGACGACAAAGCGGCGATGCTCGAAGCGCTCGTCATCGATGGTTTCGACCGGCTCGGCCGCGCCCTGGCGAAAGCAGCCGAGCCCGACGGACGCGACTTCGTCACGTCTCTGAGCGACGTCGCGGTGGCCTATGTTCGGTTCGCCACCGATAACCCCGCGTTGGTCGAGCTGATGTCGGCCAGGAGGTATCTGGCGAACGCCTCCGATGAACTTGCCCGCGCCCGGGACGCGAGCTTCGCGCCGGTGACGAACCTTGTCGCCGCCGGGCAGGCGGACGGTGAGCTGGTCGCCGGCGACCTGCAGAGGATCGGGACCGTACTCTTTGCCACCCTGCACGGGATCGCGACCATGGCGAACAACAAAATGATCGATCCACTCGAGGACAGACTGATATTCGACGTGGTTGCGTCGCTGCTGGAGGGGCTGGCGCCGCGCGGGCGGACCGGGCGGCCCGACGGCAACTAGCTCCCGACGGTCAGGCCGACCTTCTGGAACTCCTTGAGGTCGCAATAGCCGGCCTTGGCCATCGACCGGCGCAGGCCGCCGACCAGGTTGAGGCTGCCGAAGGGGTCGTCGGACGGCCCGCTCAGCACCTGCCGCAGCGGCGGGCGTTCACCGACGGCGATCTGCAGCAGCGCCCCGCGCGGCAACGACGGGTGCGCGGCCGCGGCCGGCCAGAACCAGCCCTCGCCGAGCGCCTCGGCGGCCTCGGCGAGCGGCGTGCCCAGCACCACCGCGTCGGCGCCGCAGGCGATGGCCTTCGCCAGCTCGCCCGAAGTGTGGATGTCGCCGTCGGCCAGCACGTGCACATAGCGACCGCCGGTCTCGTCGAGGTACTCGCGGCGCGCGGCGGCGGCGTCGGCGATCGCGGTGGCCATCGGCACGCTGATGCCCAGCACCTCGTCGCTGGTGGTCACCCCCCGGGTGGCGCCGTAGCCGACGATGACGCCGGCGGCGCCGGTGCGCATGAGGTGCAGCGCGGTGCGATGGTCCTGCACGCCGCCGGCGACCACCGGCACGTCGAGCTCGGAGATGAAGGTCTTGAGATTCAGCGGCTCCCCATCGCTGGCGACCCGCTCGGCCGAGACGATGGTGCCCTGGATGACCAGCAGGTCGATGCCGGCCTGCAGCAACACCGGGGTGAGCGCCTGGGCGTTTTGCGGGCTGACCCGCACCGCGGTGGTGACGCCGGCCTCCCGGATGCGGGCCACGGCCGAGCCCAGCAGGTCCGGGTTCAGCGGGGCGGCGTGGAATTCCTGCAGCAGCCGGATCGCCGCCGAGGGTTCGGGTTCCTTGCTGGCGGCCTCGACCAGCTGGGCGATCTTGGCCTCGACATCGGCGTGCCGGCCGATCAGTCCCTCGCCGTTGAGCACGCCCAGCCCGCCGAGGCGGCCCAGCTCGATCGCGAACTCCGGCGACACCAGCGCATCGGTCGGATGCGCCAGCACCGGGATCTCGAACCGGTAGGCGTCGAGCTGCCAGGCGGTCGAGACGTCCTGCGACGACCGGGTGCGCCGGGACGCCACGATGCTGACTTCGCTCAGTTCATAACTGCGACGGGCGGTGCGGCCCATCCCGATCTCGACCATCTGGGCCTCAGCGCGCGTAGTAGTTGGGGGCTTCGACCGTCATGGCGACGTCGTGCGGGTGGCTTTCCCGCAGCCCGGCCGCCGTGATCCGGACGAACTGGGCCTGCTGCAATTCCTCGATGGTCGACGCGCCGGTGTAGCCCATCGCCGCGCGCAGGCCGCCGGTCA
The sequence above is drawn from the Mycobacterium marseillense genome and encodes:
- a CDS encoding GMC oxidoreductase yields the protein MKPDYDVLIIGSGFGGSVSALRLTEKGYRVGVLEAGRRFSDEDFAETSWDLRKFLWAPKLGCYGIQRIHPLKNVLILAGAGVGGGSLNYANTLYVPPEPFFKDQQWSHITDWRDELMPHYDQARRMLGVVENPTFTDADRVVKQVADDMGCGDTFVPTPVGVFFGPDGTKAPGKTVPDPFFGGAGPERTGCLECGCCMTGCRYGAKNTLLKNYLYLAESGGAQVIPMTTVKRFEQRPDGLWEVRTVRTGSWLRRDRRTYTAKHLILAAGTWGTQHLLFKMRDEGRLPRLSKRLGVLTRTNSESIVGAGKLEVDPNLDLTHGVAITSSIHPTSDTHIEPVRYGKGSNAMGLLQTLMTDGPGPEGTDVPRWKQLLRTAREDPRGTLRLLNARQWSERTMIALVMQHLDNSITTFTKRGKLGIRWYTSKQGHGEPNPTWIPVGNEVTRRIAAKIDGVAGGTWGELLNIPLTAHFLGGAVIGDNADHGVIDPYHRVYGYPTLFVVDGAAISANLGVNPSLSITAQAERAASLWPNNGENDQRPMQGEPYRRLDPIAPAHPRVPLFAPGALRWSPVDPVSSVG
- a CDS encoding molybdopterin-dependent oxidoreductase, which produces MAAEGVRTIRSFCRICTTVCGILVDVDGDTVVDVRGDREHPRSKGYTCPKGRSLGKMHHHPHRLDRPMMRVDDALVPTTWQECLDDLGERLRQVIDRHGPGSVGIFFGSGLGMDTTGYRMAQGLHAAIGTPAKFSPMTIDGTAKVLIADLMGGTSALSGRPDYDNADLLLLVGTNPVVSHGHNIAMPNPRGYLRGLTGRGQLWVVDPRHTETARMATGHLAPRPGTDYAVLAFLVRELLSDGADREFVRRHTADSDALATAVAPFTLDRTTELTDADPVGLAELLAAVRHTGRIAVETGTGVTMSATANVTQWLAYALMAVTGSLNRPGGFWFHPGYWYQLETFELPISGPDGSFGPGPRSRPELRSMLDEWPCAALPDEISAGNIRAVLNLGGSMVTAFPNAGELTAALRKLDVLATLEIIGNETTELSTHVLATTDQLERPDVTLWDVLLTQVGAQYTPAVVDPIGDRRSTWWVLAELGQRLGHVLADTSQPITDDAMLAGVTAGARLPMEDLIEQRCVRVGHELPAPWVDRHIERLGGWRLAPAILVDQLATLEQPAPLVLVPRRQRSMLNSQLEYLGEPSEVLMHPDDAAAAGVVDHQEVTVRSASGELIGVAKIDPAIRRGAVSIPHGHAHRANVNLLTSKDELDPITGMTHYSGVAVSVQAATAPGIRPTADAPQVIATLG
- a CDS encoding TetR/AcrR family transcriptional regulator, which encodes MTTTSARGRGKGPTGRAEVAAAILEAATDLFAERGPAATSIRDIAARAGVNHGLVFRHFGTKEQLVGAVLDHLGANLSTLLETDTPAEVVQRSLDRQMRVMARTVLDGYPAGQLQKRFPNIATLLDGVRPLYDDEVNARLAVANALALQFGWRLFAPVLRSATGIEELTDAELRAAVGAEVERILGPADPQ
- a CDS encoding TetR/AcrR family transcriptional regulator, translating into MDDRRYHHGSLRAALLSEAEKTLRKSGVDGLSLRELARAVGVSHSAPRRHFDDKAAMLEALVIDGFDRLGRALAKAAEPDGRDFVTSLSDVAVAYVRFATDNPALVELMSARRYLANASDELARARDASFAPVTNLVAAGQADGELVAGDLQRIGTVLFATLHGIATMANNKMIDPLEDRLIFDVVASLLEGLAPRGRTGRPDGN
- a CDS encoding GuaB3 family IMP dehydrogenase-related protein → MVEIGMGRTARRSYELSEVSIVASRRTRSSQDVSTAWQLDAYRFEIPVLAHPTDALVSPEFAIELGRLGGLGVLNGEGLIGRHADVEAKIAQLVEAASKEPEPSAAIRLLQEFHAAPLNPDLLGSAVARIREAGVTTAVRVSPQNAQALTPVLLQAGIDLLVIQGTIVSAERVASDGEPLNLKTFISELDVPVVAGGVQDHRTALHLMRTGAAGVIVGYGATRGVTTSDEVLGISVPMATAIADAAAARREYLDETGGRYVHVLADGDIHTSGELAKAIACGADAVVLGTPLAEAAEALGEGWFWPAAAAHPSLPRGALLQIAVGERPPLRQVLSGPSDDPFGSLNLVGGLRRSMAKAGYCDLKEFQKVGLTVGS
- a CDS encoding TauD/TfdA dioxygenase family protein — protein: MTGQITVTKLGSRIGARVDGVSLGGHLDDAAVETIRQALLTHKVIFFRHQHQLDDAQQLDFARLLGTPIGHPAASALAAKHMPVITPIDSEYGKATRWHTDVTFAANYPAASILRAVNLPSYGGSTLWASTVAAYQDLPEPLKHLVENLWALHTNRYDYVSTEAVMSMSDTQRAFRQAFEKPDFRTEHPVVRVHPETGERALLAGDFVRGFVGLDSHESSVLLELLQRRITMPENTIRWSWAPGDVAMWDNRATQHRAIDDYDDQPRLMHRITLMGDVPVNVRGERSRVVSGTPLEVLAS